The Bombus vancouverensis nearcticus chromosome 9, iyBomVanc1_principal, whole genome shotgun sequence genome includes a window with the following:
- the LOC117163395 gene encoding NPC intracellular cholesterol transporter 2 homolog a, with product MYRRIAVILVLCYLSFSPTCQALDIDDCGSKVGKFTSVTLDCDMNKSVCDLIPNTNATINIDFTVDKDVSKVNAVVHGIVMDVPIPFPLPNADACQAPDSGIKCPLKKGDATFHYKNTLLVLKSYPKVSVTVKWQLKDENNEDIICILIPARIK from the exons ATGTATCGAAGGATTGCTGTAATTCTTGTCCTATGTTACCTGAGTTTCTCACCAACTTGTCAAGCCCTCGATATCGATGATTGTG GCTCGAAAGTGGGAAAATTTACGTCTGTAACTCTGGACTGTGATATGAATAAATCTGTATGTGATTTAATACCAAATACAAATGCAACAATTAATATCGATTTTACAGTTG ATAAAGATGTTTCAAAAGTTAATGCAGTTGTGCATGGTATTGTGATGGATGTTCCTATACCTTTTCCATTGCCAAATGCAGATGCTTGTCAAGCTCCTGATTCTGGCATTAAATGTCCCTTAAAGAAGGGTGATGCCACATTTCACTATAAAAATACGTTACTGGTGCTAAAATCCTATCCTAAG GTCAGTGTTACCGTAAAGTGGCAACTCAAAGATGAGAACAATGAAGATATTATTTGCATATTAATTCCAGCACGAATcaaatag